In Musa acuminata AAA Group cultivar baxijiao chromosome BXJ3-11, Cavendish_Baxijiao_AAA, whole genome shotgun sequence, one DNA window encodes the following:
- the LOC135652327 gene encoding SKP1-like protein 11, with product MSSEGKEVITEAAEGSSSQPKPTKTVVTLVSSDEEKFEVDIAVANQSEMIKNLILDMEDDVDEFVVPVLNVTGLVLAKVIQYWEKHAEAIDRDQLEAFDMAFVDMHKELLFQVLIAVNFLESRPLLNLLCKTIADGIKDMSVDEVRAYFSIESDFTEEEERQVRDENQWAFEEQ from the coding sequence ATGTCGTCTGAAGGTAAAGAGGTGATCACCGAGGCAGCGGAGGGATCGTCATCCCAGCCGAAGCCGACGAAGACTGTTGTTACTCTCGTGTCTTCCGACGAAGAGAAATTTGAGGTAGACATAGCGGTAGCAAACCAATCGGAGATGATCAAGAATCTGATTTTAGACATGGAAGACGATGTCGATGAGTTCGTAGTCCCCGTGTTAAACGTTACTGGTCTCGTGCTCGCCAAGGTGATACAGTACTGGGAAAAGCATGCCGAGGCGATCGACAGAGACCAACTCGAAGCGTTCGACATGGCGTTCGTGGATATGCACAAGGAACTGTTGTTCCAGGTCCTAATAGCTGTAAATTTTCTCGAGTCGAGGCCGCTGCTGAACCTGTTGTGCAAGACCATCGCTGACGGCATTAAGGATATGTCGGTGGACGAAGTCAGAGCGTACTTCTCAATCGAGAGCGATTTCACCGAGGAGGAGGAGCGGCAGGTTCGAGATGAAAACCAATGGGCCTTCGAAGAACAATAG